One window of the Archangium primigenium genome contains the following:
- a CDS encoding AHH domain-containing protein codes for MSKTKKKNEHFEALTTHESHVHGEDNGCVTKCVYKKENKKWKCAFTGHNYRENGFNYQKNCDEVNWYNLPIHQEGSDARRRFDDIFTTAFKQAWRDPSKKANAWYMGDGPYGHINFVASGWWPWRNNAHHLIPVDDALSKVLDLSKRILLQQAKYNVNKGINIIILPTSARHAKLFQLLKHPCYHRTYSMEVRNRMIAIRDCLNEAADEDKAGHPQINEQTLGKFGEQLHALSGRLRKQIREAGIKSPGADLDELANLVVIR; via the coding sequence ATGAGCAAGACAAAGAAGAAGAACGAGCACTTCGAAGCGCTCACGACGCACGAGTCCCATGTCCATGGTGAGGACAACGGCTGCGTCACAAAGTGCGTATACAAGAAGGAGAACAAGAAGTGGAAGTGCGCGTTCACGGGACACAACTACAGGGAGAACGGCTTCAACTACCAGAAGAACTGTGACGAGGTGAACTGGTACAACCTCCCCATTCACCAGGAAGGCAGCGACGCCCGCAGGCGCTTCGACGACATCTTCACCACCGCCTTCAAACAGGCGTGGCGAGACCCCAGCAAGAAGGCGAACGCTTGGTACATGGGAGACGGTCCCTATGGCCACATCAACTTCGTCGCCAGTGGATGGTGGCCATGGCGCAACAACGCGCACCACCTCATTCCTGTGGATGACGCGTTGAGCAAGGTGCTCGACTTATCTAAACGCATACTGCTTCAGCAGGCGAAGTACAACGTCAACAAGGGCATCAACATCATCATCCTGCCCACCAGCGCCCGGCATGCCAAACTATTCCAACTCCTCAAACATCCTTGCTACCACCGCACCTACAGTATGGAGGTCCGCAACCGAATGATCGCCATCAGGGACTGCCTCAACGAAGCTGCGGACGAAGACAAGGCCGGTCATCCGCAGATCAATGAGCAGACGTTGGGCAAGTTTGGGGAACAACTACATGCCCTCTCGGGTCGGCTCCGCAAACAGATCCGCGAGGCAGGGATCAAGAGTCCGGGAGCCGATCTCGATGAATTGGCCAATCTAGTGGTCATCCGGTAG
- a CDS encoding DUF4150 domain-containing protein — protein sequence MPVNTGVNKMSVVTKDSGGVTSAFPDVCKTPSPAGPVPIPYPNIAQSSDTAQGTKKVSVGGNPVCVKDSNFKTSTGDEAGTAGGGVASSKTKGKAEFVNFSFDVKFEGKNVARAMDLMLHNDKNTPPFPVIQGPVIANGGSDEEPTCGVCKKHL from the coding sequence ATGCCCGTCAATACCGGTGTGAACAAGATGTCCGTGGTAACGAAGGACAGTGGCGGCGTCACCTCGGCTTTCCCGGACGTGTGCAAGACGCCGAGCCCCGCCGGGCCGGTGCCCATTCCGTACCCCAATATCGCCCAGTCCTCGGACACCGCTCAGGGAACCAAGAAGGTGTCCGTGGGTGGCAACCCGGTATGCGTGAAGGATTCCAACTTCAAGACGAGTACCGGCGACGAGGCGGGGACTGCGGGCGGCGGCGTGGCCTCCAGCAAAACCAAGGGCAAGGCCGAGTTCGTCAACTTCTCCTTTGACGTGAAGTTCGAAGGGAAGAACGTGGCGCGCGCCATGGATCTGATGCTCCACAACGACAAGAACACGCCCCCCTTCCCCGTCATTCAGGGGCCCGTCATCGCCAACGGCGGCAGCGACGAGGAGCCCACCTGCGGCGTGTGCAAGAAGCACCTCTAG
- a CDS encoding DUF2169 family type VI secretion system accessory protein has product MGHPTLDNETPFAFDMMGLADEDGRPLLLLVVKATYSVGDSGLKLSEEQAPVKWSGESWGKPGESSDKYEPGTAFIKPATDVVLIGHAYPPQKGATESLVALQVGPLKKAVHVVGERTWFRSMGHIAATKPLPFNKLPLTWERTFGGWDRTDAAKPAFEPRNPVGTGFRASPRHFEDGLKLPNLEDPAEPLREFGQKVTPVGFGFTSPHWQPRAKYAGTYDEAWNKTRKPLLPKDFDRRFFNSAAPGLVAPGYLKGDEPVIIVGASPKGLLSFLLPRQAAPVVTVELAGGEDSMPEMRLDTVILDPDAEQVLLMWRGHVILGEGMHDVRGLKVTAEGVSPPKKA; this is encoded by the coding sequence ATGGGACATCCCACCCTTGATAACGAGACGCCATTCGCTTTCGACATGATGGGCCTCGCCGATGAGGATGGGCGTCCACTGCTGTTGCTCGTGGTGAAAGCCACCTACTCCGTTGGCGACTCCGGGCTGAAACTCTCGGAGGAGCAGGCGCCGGTGAAGTGGAGCGGCGAGTCCTGGGGCAAGCCAGGTGAATCCAGCGACAAGTACGAACCGGGAACCGCATTCATCAAGCCCGCCACGGACGTGGTGCTCATCGGCCACGCGTACCCACCACAAAAGGGCGCCACCGAGTCACTGGTGGCGCTGCAGGTCGGCCCGCTGAAGAAGGCCGTGCATGTCGTGGGCGAGCGGACGTGGTTCCGGAGCATGGGCCACATCGCCGCGACGAAGCCCCTGCCTTTCAACAAGCTGCCCCTCACGTGGGAACGCACCTTTGGCGGTTGGGACCGAACGGATGCGGCGAAGCCAGCTTTCGAGCCGCGAAACCCTGTGGGCACGGGCTTCCGCGCCAGCCCGCGCCACTTCGAGGACGGTCTGAAGCTGCCCAACTTGGAGGACCCGGCGGAGCCGTTGCGTGAGTTCGGACAGAAGGTGACACCCGTGGGCTTTGGCTTCACCTCACCGCACTGGCAGCCACGCGCGAAGTACGCGGGCACCTATGATGAGGCGTGGAACAAGACGCGCAAACCGCTGCTGCCCAAGGACTTCGACCGGCGCTTCTTCAACTCCGCCGCGCCGGGGCTCGTCGCTCCCGGCTACCTAAAGGGCGATGAGCCCGTCATCATCGTGGGTGCCTCACCCAAAGGTCTGCTCTCCTTCCTGCTTCCCCGGCAAGCGGCCCCGGTCGTCACCGTGGAGTTGGCCGGTGGAGAGGACTCGATGCCTGAGATGCGCCTGGACACCGTCATCCTCGACCCGGACGCGGAGCAGGTTCTGCTGATGTGGCGCGGGCACGTGATACTCGGCGAGGGCATGCACGACGTGCGCGGGCTGAAGGTCACCGCCGAAGGGGTCTCTCCGCCGAAGAAGGCCTGA
- the cysQ gene encoding 3'(2'),5'-bisphosphate nucleotidase CysQ — MSQADAALVGAVCEVAREAGRTTLPFHRAPLAVERKADDSPVTAADRAAHTLIVEALQRLTPALPVLSEESDAGAFAERRRWPTFWLVDPLDGTKEFIKGSGEFTVNIALISGSEPVLGVVHVPVSGVTYWGARGPGAFRLEPGQPPVALRTRPADPERLVVVASRDHAGPRVEALLARLPTASTASLGSSLKFCLIAEGRADFYPRFQPTSEWDTAAAQAVLEAAGGAVTDTAGQRLAYNKDVLTNPSFLAFGDPRQDWLALLA; from the coding sequence GTGAGTCAGGCGGACGCGGCGCTCGTGGGCGCCGTGTGCGAGGTGGCGCGGGAGGCTGGACGCACCACCCTGCCCTTCCATCGCGCGCCGCTCGCCGTGGAGCGCAAGGCGGACGACTCGCCGGTCACGGCCGCGGATCGCGCCGCCCACACGTTGATCGTCGAGGCCCTCCAGCGGCTCACCCCCGCCCTCCCCGTGCTGTCCGAGGAATCGGACGCGGGGGCGTTCGCCGAGCGGCGGCGGTGGCCCACCTTCTGGCTGGTGGACCCGCTCGATGGCACCAAGGAGTTCATCAAGGGCAGCGGGGAGTTCACCGTGAACATCGCCCTCATCTCCGGCAGCGAGCCCGTGCTGGGCGTGGTGCACGTGCCCGTGTCCGGGGTGACGTACTGGGGCGCCCGGGGCCCGGGCGCGTTCCGGCTTGAGCCCGGCCAGCCGCCGGTGGCGCTGCGCACCCGCCCCGCCGATCCGGAACGGCTCGTGGTGGTGGCCAGCCGGGATCACGCGGGCCCGCGCGTGGAGGCCCTGCTCGCGCGCCTGCCCACGGCGAGCACCGCCAGCCTCGGCAGCTCGCTCAAGTTCTGCCTCATCGCCGAGGGCCGGGCGGACTTCTACCCCCGCTTCCAGCCCACCAGCGAGTGGGACACCGCCGCGGCGCAGGCCGTGCTGGAGGCCGCGGGCGGCGCCGTGACGGACACCGCGGGGCAGCGGCTGGCCTACAACAAGGACGTGCTCACCAACCCGTCCTTCCTCGCCTTCGGCGACCCGCGCCAGGACTGGCTCGCCCTGCTGGCGTGA
- a CDS encoding FHA domain-containing protein: MVELLSLHIGRFHKERAEYERSLPPAVLVFMPPSVVTPAVGDAEERHPFRTLTSVVTPMLGVGEPLVFPVTKNQENAFGRGITVGRTGNNDVVLDDATVSRFHAWFQREPDGGYVVTDAGSKNGSFVAGVRLVPRRATALADGTRLRFGQVEVTFYLSSGFTKVLARRPGP; encoded by the coding sequence ATGGTCGAGCTCCTCAGTCTCCATATCGGCCGCTTCCACAAGGAGCGGGCGGAGTACGAGCGGTCGCTGCCTCCAGCGGTGCTGGTGTTCATGCCGCCCTCGGTGGTGACTCCGGCGGTGGGGGACGCGGAGGAGCGGCATCCGTTCCGGACCCTCACCAGCGTGGTGACGCCCATGCTCGGGGTGGGCGAGCCGCTGGTTTTCCCAGTCACCAAGAATCAAGAAAACGCGTTCGGCCGGGGCATCACCGTGGGGCGCACCGGCAACAACGACGTGGTGCTGGACGACGCGACGGTGTCGCGCTTCCACGCCTGGTTCCAGCGGGAGCCGGACGGGGGCTACGTGGTGACGGACGCGGGCTCGAAGAATGGCTCGTTCGTGGCGGGGGTGCGACTGGTGCCCCGGCGCGCGACGGCGCTGGCCGATGGGACGCGGCTGCGCTTCGGGCAGGTGGAGGTGACGTTCTACCTCTCCAGTGGATTCACGAAGGTGCTCGCGCGGCGGCCAGGACCGTGA
- a CDS encoding cyclic nucleotide-binding domain-containing protein, whose product MLVDAPLGLFIVADGMGGHAAGEVASSRATEVVRQHMVSNRHLLKDLSTNTSQDARNAAQALMEVAIQRACADIFRMALSDPSKRGMGTTFVCLAVSGNKGVIGHVGDSRIYLVRHGQCHRLTEDHTLVAAQLKAGTITKEQAATSQYRNVITRAVGIQESVQVDTLIVDLFPGDLFLLCSDGLHGYLDDDEVLPLVQGSSPVELPKRFVDLANERGGKDNITAVVVKVSGEGTLEAETSEAQSRMEALRKIPLFRHLTYKEQTAVLSIATTRTFPAGREIVVEGQPGEELFVVIRGRVVIEKSGVEIAELRPGGHFGEMGLIDNAPRSATVRAVEPTRTMVISRSDLMGLMKRESILAVKMLWSFVQVLSDRLRATNSELSEARQELAVAQAIQPFAEE is encoded by the coding sequence ATGCTCGTGGATGCACCGCTCGGCCTGTTCATCGTGGCCGACGGCATGGGCGGTCACGCGGCCGGCGAGGTGGCGAGCTCCCGCGCCACCGAGGTGGTGCGCCAGCACATGGTGTCCAACCGCCACCTGCTCAAGGACCTGAGCACCAACACCAGCCAGGACGCGCGCAACGCGGCCCAGGCGCTCATGGAGGTGGCCATCCAGCGCGCCTGCGCGGACATCTTCCGCATGGCGCTCTCGGACCCCTCCAAGCGCGGCATGGGCACCACGTTCGTGTGCCTGGCGGTGAGCGGCAACAAGGGCGTCATCGGGCACGTGGGCGACTCGCGCATCTACCTGGTGCGCCACGGCCAGTGCCACCGCCTCACCGAGGATCACACGCTCGTGGCCGCCCAGCTCAAGGCGGGCACCATCACCAAGGAGCAGGCGGCCACCTCCCAGTACCGCAACGTCATCACCCGCGCGGTGGGCATCCAGGAGTCCGTCCAGGTCGACACGCTCATCGTGGACCTGTTCCCGGGCGACCTGTTCCTGCTGTGCTCGGACGGCCTGCACGGCTATCTGGATGACGACGAGGTGCTGCCACTCGTGCAGGGCTCCTCCCCGGTGGAGCTGCCCAAGCGCTTCGTGGACCTGGCCAACGAGCGCGGCGGCAAGGACAACATCACCGCCGTGGTGGTGAAGGTGTCCGGCGAGGGCACGCTCGAGGCGGAGACGAGCGAGGCGCAGAGCCGCATGGAGGCGCTGCGCAAGATTCCGCTCTTCCGCCACCTCACCTACAAGGAGCAGACGGCGGTGCTGTCCATCGCCACCACGCGCACCTTCCCTGCGGGGCGGGAGATCGTCGTGGAGGGGCAGCCGGGCGAGGAGCTCTTCGTGGTCATCCGCGGCCGGGTGGTCATCGAGAAGAGCGGGGTGGAGATCGCCGAGCTGCGGCCCGGCGGGCACTTCGGCGAGATGGGCCTCATCGACAACGCCCCTCGCTCGGCCACCGTGCGAGCGGTCGAGCCCACGCGCACCATGGTCATCTCCCGCTCGGACCTGATGGGCCTGATGAAGCGCGAGTCCATCCTCGCGGTGAAGATGCTCTGGAGCTTCGTGCAGGTGCTGTCCGACCGTCTGCGGGCCACCAACTCCGAGCTGAGCGAGGCCCGGCAGGAGCTGGCGGTGGCGCAGGCCATCCAGCCCTTCGCCGAGGAGTAG
- a CDS encoding carboxypeptidase regulatory-like domain-containing protein, with product MRKWLVIAVASFLVFIAGAVLWPVSPAQAPAVVREPAARVLPSFESVEVSSGRAEGLTLTGRVLDPAGRPVADAEVSLAASAQKTLTSVRCDECGLALLACPARESALHAWDFFEQAHGFLHAKASVRTDAQGRFRFEHLAGVSFSVWARAEGFGAAMRERAAPGEPVELFLPAPRSISGQVVDESGRGLAGARVHAVSRKVPLPSEAVTGPDGSFVLSGLGEGPFYVLASAPGFLPTVEPQVEAGARVLRMRLEPSRTLEVRVTRQGQPASARVRLKADHLLREAQAERGVVRFESLYPDALVVSAESGAWGAAPRAVTLSERLTQVTLELEEAGALLVTVVDEAGQPVPAPQLVLRTARGNDVIQAQKASTGALVQFGPLALGDYVLEGRAPGFQDAQLPARIKPGETTLELEMVRATVIAGHVLDQYGRPAPNVSVLVQPTGESVLADGEGHFAVSVPSPGLYSLHAHHSEWGGGQVKVTAPTEDAKLELEPRASLEVTVTSEGRRVEGADVVLWVEGDGIFRSDSSSGSDGLVPMRGLPPGTYAMVAMHPDYQPSERRTVEVLDGQTQKVTVSLDAGKALRGEVVDTQGQPVAGASVSVLPRTSAAVTTDAQGRFEVRALKPDRPYLVEARHASYDQPERVQGTAGGESVRVVLKARELYRGRVVSRDGGPVRRFRVDEHEVTSADGRFELPLSAAGDRLIVSVEAAGFEPLMVDKPARPTELGELVLDRAPVVTGLVREEGGGPVADAVVGCDACEDSVMTGPDGRFSLPSPSFVSKFNVSARKGRLSASVSAAREEGRALELVLKRATRLSGVVYQANGTPAAGVQVEGVNADRSEPLSFVTGPDGRYGVDVAPGSYRFAMGGRDFAGEPALLVQVGESEQHLDFGPAPGTSSLTVRFAQVERGKALWVIAGDVSGVKDPPRELMRARYGQLLYQPRGDRLTLQGFPPGRYTVIWSNFHADAEQGTLVRTVQLPTSADVVLGP from the coding sequence ATGCGCAAATGGCTCGTGATCGCGGTGGCGTCCTTCCTGGTGTTCATCGCCGGGGCCGTGTTGTGGCCGGTGTCTCCGGCGCAGGCTCCCGCCGTGGTCCGGGAGCCCGCGGCGCGGGTGCTGCCCTCCTTTGAATCCGTGGAGGTGTCCTCGGGCCGCGCCGAGGGGCTGACGCTCACCGGGCGCGTGTTGGACCCGGCGGGTCGGCCCGTGGCGGACGCGGAGGTGTCGCTCGCGGCGAGCGCCCAGAAGACGCTCACGTCGGTGCGCTGCGACGAGTGCGGCCTGGCGCTGCTGGCGTGCCCCGCGCGCGAGAGCGCCCTGCATGCGTGGGACTTCTTCGAGCAGGCCCATGGCTTCCTGCACGCCAAGGCCAGCGTGCGCACGGACGCGCAGGGGCGCTTCCGCTTCGAGCACCTGGCGGGGGTGTCCTTCTCCGTGTGGGCGCGCGCCGAGGGGTTTGGCGCCGCCATGCGCGAGCGCGCCGCCCCGGGAGAGCCGGTGGAGCTGTTCCTGCCCGCGCCCCGGAGCATCTCCGGCCAGGTGGTGGACGAGTCGGGCCGGGGCCTGGCGGGCGCGCGCGTGCACGCCGTGTCGCGCAAGGTGCCCCTGCCGTCCGAGGCCGTGACGGGTCCGGATGGCTCCTTTGTCCTGTCGGGCCTCGGCGAGGGGCCCTTCTATGTCCTGGCGTCCGCCCCGGGGTTCCTGCCCACGGTGGAGCCCCAGGTGGAGGCGGGCGCGCGGGTGCTCCGCATGCGCCTGGAGCCCTCGCGCACGCTGGAGGTGCGCGTCACCCGCCAGGGCCAGCCCGCCTCGGCCCGGGTGCGGCTCAAGGCGGACCATCTCCTGCGGGAAGCCCAGGCGGAGCGGGGCGTGGTGCGCTTCGAGTCGCTGTACCCGGACGCGCTCGTGGTGTCGGCCGAGTCGGGGGCGTGGGGCGCCGCGCCGCGCGCCGTGACGCTGAGCGAGCGGCTCACCCAGGTGACGCTCGAGCTGGAGGAGGCGGGCGCGCTGCTCGTCACCGTGGTGGACGAGGCCGGACAGCCCGTGCCCGCGCCCCAGCTGGTGCTGCGCACCGCCCGGGGCAATGACGTCATCCAGGCGCAGAAGGCCTCCACGGGGGCGCTCGTCCAGTTCGGGCCGCTCGCCCTGGGCGACTACGTGCTGGAGGGCCGCGCCCCGGGCTTCCAGGACGCGCAGCTGCCCGCCCGCATCAAGCCCGGCGAGACGACCCTGGAGCTGGAGATGGTCCGCGCCACCGTCATCGCCGGCCACGTGTTGGATCAATACGGCCGGCCCGCGCCCAACGTGTCCGTGCTCGTGCAGCCCACCGGGGAATCCGTGCTGGCGGACGGCGAGGGCCACTTCGCCGTGTCCGTGCCCTCTCCGGGCCTGTACTCGCTGCACGCGCACCACTCCGAGTGGGGCGGCGGGCAGGTGAAGGTCACCGCGCCCACCGAGGACGCGAAGCTGGAGCTGGAGCCCCGCGCCTCGCTCGAGGTGACGGTGACGTCCGAGGGCCGCCGGGTGGAGGGCGCCGACGTGGTGTTGTGGGTGGAGGGCGATGGCATCTTCCGCAGCGACTCCTCCTCGGGCTCCGATGGTCTGGTGCCCATGCGGGGCCTGCCCCCGGGCACCTACGCGATGGTGGCCATGCACCCGGACTACCAGCCCTCGGAGCGGCGCACGGTGGAGGTGCTCGACGGGCAGACCCAGAAGGTGACGGTCTCGCTGGATGCCGGCAAGGCCCTGCGCGGCGAGGTGGTGGACACCCAGGGCCAGCCCGTGGCGGGGGCCTCGGTCTCCGTGCTGCCGCGCACGAGCGCGGCGGTGACGACGGACGCCCAGGGCCGCTTCGAGGTGCGCGCGCTCAAGCCGGACAGGCCCTACCTGGTGGAGGCGCGCCACGCGAGCTACGACCAGCCGGAGCGGGTGCAGGGCACGGCCGGCGGCGAGTCCGTGCGGGTGGTGCTCAAGGCCCGCGAGCTGTACCGGGGCCGGGTGGTGAGCCGGGACGGAGGGCCGGTGCGGCGCTTCCGCGTGGATGAGCACGAGGTGACGAGCGCGGATGGCCGCTTCGAGCTGCCGCTGTCCGCCGCGGGCGACCGCCTCATCGTCTCCGTGGAGGCCGCGGGCTTCGAGCCCCTGATGGTGGACAAGCCGGCGCGGCCCACGGAGCTGGGAGAGCTGGTGCTGGATCGGGCGCCGGTGGTGACGGGGCTCGTGCGCGAGGAGGGTGGGGGGCCGGTGGCGGACGCGGTGGTGGGCTGTGATGCGTGCGAGGACTCGGTGATGACGGGGCCGGACGGGCGCTTCTCGCTGCCCAGCCCCTCGTTCGTGTCGAAGTTCAACGTGTCGGCGCGCAAGGGCCGGCTGAGCGCCTCGGTGTCGGCCGCCCGCGAGGAGGGCCGCGCGCTGGAGCTGGTGCTCAAGCGCGCCACGCGCCTGTCGGGCGTGGTGTACCAGGCCAACGGCACGCCCGCCGCGGGCGTGCAGGTGGAGGGCGTCAACGCGGACCGCAGCGAGCCCTTGAGCTTCGTCACCGGGCCGGATGGGCGCTACGGCGTGGACGTGGCCCCGGGCAGCTACCGCTTCGCGATGGGCGGCCGGGACTTCGCCGGTGAGCCCGCCCTGCTCGTCCAGGTGGGTGAGTCCGAGCAGCACCTGGACTTCGGCCCCGCGCCGGGCACGTCCTCGTTGACGGTGCGCTTCGCGCAGGTCGAGCGGGGCAAGGCCCTGTGGGTCATCGCCGGGGACGTGAGCGGGGTGAAGGATCCGCCCCGGGAGCTGATGCGGGCGCGCTACGGACAGTTGCTCTACCAACCTCGTGGCGACCGCCTCACGCTCCAGGGCTTTCCTCCCGGGCGCTACACCGTCATCTGGTCCAACTTCCACGCGGACGCGGAGCAGGGGACCCTGGTGCGCACGGTGCAGTTGCCCACCTCGGCGGACGTGGTGCTCGGGCCTTGA
- a CDS encoding adenylate/guanylate cyclase domain-containing protein encodes MRKPFLRVHALRLRNSWKLILGVTLLATVGAALCQHYDLLRIHDAELTAYDNGLTLFTRGRPRSSEVVLVGIDDATLQGIRDNPHYTRNFGVYPYSRNLWALVFEHLTDLGARAIVFDGVMDERGSDEGNDAALAQVVETRGIPFTLGFSVNAGQPSLPGVTPANRLPGDAVPPAPEDLSADPFAATDDTPLAPPPDEVARALAFPVRHEGLALPVLAHDPRDGGPRRALHPVPPLPALLRVTPGFGLVAMEADGDGRLRRTRFAYAEGANTYVTLAVAAAADLLGAQRVELSPGRLRVGDRELPVNPDGSAELDFGGRWEERFQAVSVYAVLEDWARREAHRERGTPLVPVIAEDTFRGKVVVVGGLAVGTADVKATPFQSEAPGLVKHAVALEALLAGRFITEAPFWVSLLLTAGVALFSVALLTLLRVPALEILWPLALYFGFFLVPGVCLTRGVHVLSAMPLYAGEFACLSAVAFNHMFANRERERLRESFNRFLDKTLVDQLVEQQRLPSLEGETREITAFFSDIRGFSSFSERFKADPKALVALLNRYLTRVSAVLMEHGACLDKYIGDAVVCLFGAPLTMSDHAVRACHAALAVRSAVDALRVELRREGLPDVYTRMGLNSAEMFVGNFGSEYLLDYTAIGDGMNLAARLEGANKAYDTVILIGPRTYALAHAHIEARELDRVRVAGKAEVVTVYELLARKGELSAARGATVARYARALALYREARFAEAIPLLEDALGADAEDGPSRLLLGRCQHYVENPPAMPFEGVTNLEK; translated from the coding sequence ATGCGGAAGCCCTTCCTCCGCGTCCACGCCCTGCGGCTGCGCAACTCCTGGAAGCTCATCCTCGGAGTGACGCTGTTGGCCACCGTGGGCGCGGCCCTGTGCCAGCACTACGACCTGCTGCGCATACACGACGCGGAGCTCACCGCGTACGACAACGGCCTGACCCTCTTCACCCGGGGCCGCCCTCGCTCGAGCGAGGTGGTGCTCGTCGGCATCGACGACGCGACGCTCCAGGGCATCCGGGACAACCCCCACTACACGCGCAACTTCGGCGTCTACCCGTACTCGCGCAACCTGTGGGCCCTCGTCTTCGAGCACCTGACGGACCTGGGCGCGCGCGCCATCGTGTTCGACGGCGTCATGGACGAGCGGGGCTCGGACGAGGGGAACGACGCGGCGCTCGCCCAGGTGGTGGAGACGCGCGGCATCCCCTTCACCCTCGGCTTCAGCGTCAACGCGGGCCAGCCCTCCCTGCCTGGCGTGACGCCCGCCAACCGCCTGCCGGGAGACGCGGTGCCGCCAGCGCCGGAGGACCTCTCCGCGGATCCCTTCGCCGCGACGGACGACACGCCCCTGGCGCCGCCCCCCGACGAGGTGGCCCGGGCCCTCGCCTTTCCCGTGCGGCACGAGGGGCTCGCGCTGCCCGTGCTGGCGCATGATCCGCGGGATGGCGGACCCCGGCGTGCCCTCCACCCGGTGCCCCCGCTGCCGGCCCTGCTGCGGGTCACCCCGGGCTTCGGGCTCGTGGCCATGGAGGCGGATGGCGATGGTCGCCTGCGCCGCACCCGCTTCGCCTACGCGGAGGGCGCCAACACCTACGTCACGCTGGCGGTGGCGGCGGCGGCGGACCTGCTCGGCGCCCAGCGGGTGGAGCTCTCCCCGGGGCGGCTGCGGGTGGGCGACCGGGAGCTGCCCGTCAACCCGGATGGCAGCGCGGAGCTGGACTTCGGCGGCCGCTGGGAGGAGCGCTTCCAGGCGGTGAGCGTCTACGCGGTGCTGGAGGACTGGGCGCGCCGGGAAGCACACCGCGAGCGGGGCACGCCCCTGGTCCCCGTGATCGCCGAGGACACCTTCCGGGGCAAGGTGGTCGTCGTGGGCGGACTCGCCGTGGGCACGGCCGACGTGAAGGCCACGCCCTTCCAGAGCGAGGCGCCGGGACTCGTCAAGCACGCGGTGGCGCTGGAGGCGCTGCTGGCCGGACGCTTCATCACCGAGGCGCCCTTCTGGGTGTCTCTCTTGCTCACCGCCGGGGTGGCGCTCTTCTCCGTGGCCCTGCTCACGCTCCTGCGGGTGCCCGCGCTGGAGATCCTCTGGCCCCTGGCGCTCTACTTCGGCTTCTTCCTGGTGCCCGGCGTGTGCCTCACGCGCGGCGTCCACGTGCTCAGCGCCATGCCCCTGTACGCGGGCGAGTTCGCCTGCCTGTCCGCGGTGGCCTTCAACCACATGTTCGCCAACCGCGAGCGCGAGCGGCTGCGCGAGTCCTTCAACCGCTTTCTGGACAAGACGCTGGTGGATCAGCTCGTCGAGCAGCAGCGGCTGCCCTCGCTGGAGGGCGAGACGCGGGAGATCACCGCCTTCTTCTCCGACATCCGGGGCTTCTCCTCGTTCAGCGAGCGCTTCAAGGCGGATCCCAAGGCGCTGGTGGCGCTGCTCAACCGCTACCTCACGCGCGTGAGCGCCGTGCTCATGGAGCACGGGGCCTGCCTGGACAAGTACATCGGCGATGCCGTGGTGTGCCTCTTCGGCGCGCCCCTGACCATGAGCGACCACGCCGTGCGCGCCTGCCACGCGGCGCTCGCCGTGCGCTCCGCGGTGGACGCCCTGCGCGTGGAGCTGCGGCGCGAGGGCCTGCCGGACGTCTACACGCGCATGGGGCTCAACTCGGCGGAGATGTTCGTGGGCAACTTCGGCAGCGAGTACCTGCTCGACTACACCGCCATCGGCGACGGCATGAACCTGGCGGCCCGGCTCGAGGGCGCCAACAAGGCCTATGACACCGTCATCCTCATCGGGCCGCGCACGTACGCGCTCGCGCACGCGCACATCGAGGCGCGCGAGCTGGACCGGGTGCGGGTGGCGGGCAAGGCCGAGGTGGTGACCGTGTACGAGCTGCTCGCGCGCAAGGGCGAGCTGTCCGCCGCGCGCGGCGCCACCGTGGCGCGCTATGCCCGGGCGCTCGCGCTCTACCGCGAGGCGCGCTTCGCCGAGGCCATCCCCCTCCTCGAGGACGCGCTCGGGGCGGACGCGGAGGACGGGCCGAGCCGGCTGCTGCTCGGGCGGTGCCAACACTACGTCGAGAATCCCCCCGCCATGCCCTTCGAGGGCGTGACGAACCTGGAGAAGTGA
- a CDS encoding SH3 domain-containing protein, with the protein MSHPRLVTLLTTVGVTLAVAAPEPPASVLYVKAKNTHLKASSQPSARTLDILQPGHSVTYLGREGTTPWHKVTSRSSQGTFTGVIYQANLSSSPPSLEVLSAHPDKPISPTAFASSGAAVKALGPGAIAYGQSLSRPESVAQLEALEKVAERLRDDDVAKYARAGGLPEVMGTSKLEARAATSKGKTPGGTR; encoded by the coding sequence ATGAGCCACCCCCGACTCGTCACCCTGTTGACGACGGTGGGCGTCACCCTCGCGGTGGCCGCCCCCGAGCCCCCGGCCTCCGTGTTGTACGTCAAGGCCAAGAACACCCACCTCAAGGCGTCGAGCCAGCCCTCCGCGCGCACGCTCGACATCCTCCAGCCGGGCCACTCCGTGACGTACCTCGGGCGCGAGGGCACCACGCCCTGGCACAAGGTGACCTCGCGCAGCTCCCAGGGAACGTTCACGGGCGTCATCTACCAGGCCAACCTGAGCTCCTCGCCGCCGTCCCTGGAGGTGCTCAGCGCGCACCCCGACAAGCCCATCTCCCCCACGGCCTTCGCGTCCTCGGGCGCGGCCGTCAAGGCGCTCGGGCCGGGCGCCATCGCCTACGGCCAGTCCCTGTCCCGTCCCGAGAGCGTGGCCCAGCTCGAGGCCCTGGAGAAGGTCGCCGAGCGGCTGCGGGACGATGACGTGGCGAAGTACGCCCGCGCGGGCGGCCTGCCCGAGGTGATGGGCACGTCCAAGCTGGAGGCCCGCGCCGCGACGAGCAAGGGCAAGACCCCGGGAGGCACGCGATGA